A window of the Yersinia rochesterensis genome harbors these coding sequences:
- the glpA gene encoding anaerobic glycerol-3-phosphate dehydrogenase subunit A encodes MTNSSPYTETDVIIIGGGATGAGIARDCARRGLACTLLERHDIATGATGRNHGLLHSGARYAVTDGESARECIEENRILKRIARHCIEQTDGLFITLPEDSLEYQAQFIARCQEAGIDAEAIDPKQALRLEPAANPALIAAVRVPDGTVDPFRLTAANMLDAREHGANVLTYHQVIGLLRQGDRVSGVRVFDSKNQRQYDIHAQIVVNAAGIWGQHIAEYADLRIRMFPAKGALLILGHRINNMVINRCRKPADADILVPGDTISLIGTTSTHIEYDQIDNMIVTAQEVDTLIREGSKLSPQLAQTRILRAYAGVRPLVASDDDPSGRNVSRGIVLLDHASRDGLEGFITITGGKLMTYRLMAEWATDKVCEKLGVTAACTTAQEPLPGSQQSAEQTLSKVISLPASIRGSAVYRHGDRATQLLAGNRLDNSLVCECEAVTAGEVRYAIESLSVNNLLDLRRRTRVGMGTCQGELCACRAAGLLSRFKVTTPQQSREQLGQFLNERWKGVRPIAWGDALRESEFTHWVYQGLCGLDDSPSAANEQEKRDEI; translated from the coding sequence ATGACGAACAGTTCTCCTTACACAGAAACGGATGTCATCATCATTGGTGGTGGCGCGACGGGTGCTGGAATAGCTCGAGACTGTGCTCGGCGGGGTTTGGCCTGTACTCTGCTCGAGCGGCATGACATTGCCACCGGCGCGACAGGCCGTAACCATGGCTTATTACACAGTGGTGCGCGTTATGCTGTGACTGACGGCGAATCCGCGCGTGAATGTATTGAAGAAAACCGGATTCTCAAACGCATTGCCCGCCATTGTATTGAGCAAACAGATGGTTTGTTTATCACCTTGCCGGAAGACTCCTTGGAATATCAGGCGCAATTTATTGCGCGCTGTCAGGAGGCGGGGATCGACGCCGAAGCCATTGATCCAAAACAAGCATTGCGGCTCGAACCTGCTGCTAACCCCGCGCTAATTGCTGCCGTCCGCGTGCCCGATGGCACTGTTGACCCCTTCCGCCTCACCGCCGCCAATATGTTGGATGCCCGTGAGCACGGGGCCAATGTACTCACTTATCATCAAGTTATCGGATTATTACGTCAGGGTGACCGGGTGAGCGGCGTGCGCGTTTTCGACAGTAAAAATCAGCGTCAATATGATATCCATGCGCAAATCGTGGTCAATGCCGCGGGGATCTGGGGTCAGCACATTGCTGAATATGCTGATCTTCGTATCCGCATGTTTCCTGCCAAAGGCGCGCTGTTGATCCTCGGTCATCGGATCAACAACATGGTGATCAACCGCTGCCGTAAACCGGCTGATGCCGACATTTTGGTGCCAGGCGATACTATTTCACTGATTGGCACCACCTCCACCCATATTGAATATGATCAGATAGACAATATGATAGTAACGGCACAAGAGGTGGATACCTTAATTCGCGAAGGCTCAAAATTATCACCGCAATTGGCGCAAACGCGCATTTTACGCGCTTATGCCGGAGTCAGGCCGCTGGTCGCTAGTGATGATGATCCTTCAGGGCGTAATGTCAGCCGTGGCATCGTCTTGCTCGACCACGCCAGCCGTGATGGGTTGGAGGGCTTTATCACCATCACTGGCGGCAAGTTGATGACTTACCGGCTGATGGCGGAGTGGGCAACAGATAAAGTCTGTGAAAAGCTCGGTGTAACAGCGGCTTGCACCACGGCCCAAGAGCCACTTCCCGGTTCACAGCAATCAGCAGAACAAACGCTCAGCAAAGTGATTTCTTTGCCCGCCAGTATTCGCGGCTCAGCCGTTTATCGTCATGGCGACCGCGCGACCCAGTTATTAGCCGGAAACCGTCTGGACAACAGTTTAGTGTGTGAATGCGAGGCGGTCACCGCCGGTGAAGTGCGCTATGCCATTGAATCTTTGTCAGTTAATAACCTATTGGATTTACGCCGCCGCACTCGCGTTGGCATGGGGACGTGCCAGGGAGAGCTTTGCGCTTGCCGGGCGGCGGGCTTACTCAGCCGTTTTAAAGTGACCACACCGCAACAATCCCGTGAACAACTTGGCCAGTTTTTGAATGAGCGTTGGAAAGGGGTGCGCCCAATAGCTTGGGGTGACGCTTTGCGGGAAAGTGAGTTTACCCATTGGGTTTATCAAGGGCTATGTGGTCTGGATGATAGCCCGAGTGCGGCCAATGAGCAGGAGAAACGCGATGAAATTTGA
- the glpB gene encoding glycerol-3-phosphate dehydrogenase subunit GlpB, with translation MKFDVIIIGGGLAGLACGIRLAEQGKYCAIVSAGQNALHFSSGSLDLLAKLPNGQAVSQPLSALETLAELTPEHPYSKMGQTGSVGELAYQAESLLSRCGLNLVGSAAENHLRLTPLGSCRPTWLSSSDIPVAPLKGPLPWQKVAVIGIEGFLDFQPQMVASALQEQGVEATADYLHLPALDRLRDNPSEFRAVNIARVLDLPENRQPLADELARLSSTAEMILLPACIGLDESAPLEALRAAVGKPIQLLPTLPPSLLGMRLHQALRRRFQQLGGIVMPGDAVLRAELVGNRITGLYSRNHGDIPLRAAQMVLASGSFFSNGLVATFEHIYEPILDLDILSLPNRADWSHSNMFAPQPYLQFGVNTDNRLRALRGGVALDNLHVIGAVLGGYDPLQQGCGAGVSLTSALFVAEQIVSAMGVTL, from the coding sequence ATGAAATTTGATGTGATTATCATCGGCGGCGGGTTAGCTGGGCTGGCTTGCGGTATCCGCCTCGCCGAGCAAGGCAAATATTGCGCGATTGTCAGCGCCGGTCAAAATGCACTGCATTTTTCCTCCGGTTCTTTGGATCTGTTGGCGAAATTGCCCAATGGGCAGGCGGTCAGCCAGCCACTCTCTGCGCTTGAAACCTTAGCGGAGCTAACGCCTGAGCATCCTTATAGCAAAATGGGGCAAACAGGGTCGGTGGGCGAGCTCGCGTATCAAGCTGAATCCCTGTTAAGCCGCTGCGGGCTGAATCTGGTCGGCAGCGCGGCTGAAAATCACTTGCGCCTGACCCCGCTGGGCAGCTGCCGCCCCACGTGGTTGAGTTCGTCGGATATTCCCGTCGCGCCATTAAAAGGCCCGCTACCCTGGCAAAAAGTGGCGGTGATTGGCATTGAAGGATTCCTCGATTTTCAGCCACAGATGGTGGCCAGTGCTTTGCAGGAGCAGGGCGTTGAAGCCACAGCAGATTATCTGCATTTACCGGCGCTCGACCGTTTACGCGATAATCCCAGTGAATTTCGTGCGGTGAATATTGCGCGGGTGCTGGATTTGCCCGAAAACCGGCAACCGCTGGCCGATGAACTGGCGCGATTGTCATCAACAGCGGAAATGATTTTACTGCCAGCCTGCATTGGGCTGGATGAATCAGCACCCTTAGAGGCGCTGCGCGCGGCGGTGGGCAAACCGATTCAATTGTTGCCAACATTGCCGCCGTCATTGCTCGGCATGCGCTTACATCAAGCGCTGCGTCGTCGTTTTCAGCAATTAGGCGGCATTGTTATGCCGGGTGATGCGGTATTGCGCGCCGAACTGGTCGGAAACCGAATTACCGGGCTGTATAGCCGCAATCATGGCGATATTCCGTTGCGGGCGGCTCAGATGGTGCTGGCGAGTGGCAGTTTCTTCAGTAATGGGCTGGTGGCGACTTTTGAGCATATCTATGAACCCATACTGGATTTGGATATTTTATCACTGCCAAACCGCGCAGATTGGAGCCACAGCAATATGTTTGCGCCGCAACCTTATTTGCAATTTGGCGTGAACACCGATAACCGGTTACGGGCGCTGCGTGGCGGTGTCGCACTGGATAACTTGCATGTTATTGGCGCTGTTCTCGGCGGCTATGACCCGCTGCAACAGGGGTGTGGTGCAGGGGTTTCATTGACCAGTGCATTGTTCGTGGCAGAGCAGATTGTCAGCGCTATGGGGGTGACATTATGA
- the glpC gene encoding anaerobic glycerol-3-phosphate dehydrogenase subunit GlpC: MTALPQHKSAQDEPLSQHQHLARDNSFESCIKCTVCTTYCPVAKVNPLYPGPKQAGPDGERLRLKDPALYDDALKYCTNCKRCEVACPSDVKIGDIIQRAKASYSSNKPKLRDAILSHTDFMGTLSTPFAPVINAVTGLKPVRVLLDKALKIDHRRELPKYSFGTFRRWYRKQAEKQQQYTEQVAFFHGCFVNYNHPQLGKDLVSVFNAMNIGVQLLKREKCCGVPLIANGFIEQAKKQARVNLESLTDAVITRDIPVVATSSSCTFTLRDEYPHLLDVDTAPVRDRVELATRYLYRLLEKGRELPLKPLYSEEKSSAQNKPLRIAYHTPCHMEKMGWTAYTLALLQRIPGIELVVLDSQCCGIAGTYGFKSENYATSQGIGASLFQQIEDSGVDLVITDCETCKWQIEMSTSKKCEHPITLLARALA, encoded by the coding sequence ATGACAGCGTTACCGCAGCACAAAAGCGCTCAGGATGAGCCTCTCTCTCAGCATCAACATTTGGCACGGGATAACAGCTTTGAAAGTTGTATCAAATGTACGGTTTGCACCACATATTGCCCGGTAGCGAAAGTTAACCCGCTTTATCCGGGGCCAAAACAGGCTGGCCCCGATGGTGAGCGCCTGCGTTTGAAAGATCCGGCGCTGTATGACGATGCATTGAAATACTGCACTAACTGTAAGCGCTGTGAAGTGGCTTGCCCGTCAGATGTCAAAATCGGTGACATCATCCAGCGCGCTAAAGCCAGTTACAGCAGCAATAAACCCAAACTGCGTGATGCTATCCTCAGTCACACCGATTTCATGGGCACTCTCTCGACGCCATTTGCTCCAGTCATCAATGCGGTCACGGGGTTAAAACCGGTGCGGGTTTTACTGGATAAAGCGCTGAAAATTGACCACCGGCGCGAGTTGCCAAAATATTCGTTTGGCACTTTCCGCCGCTGGTATCGCAAACAAGCTGAGAAACAGCAGCAATATACGGAACAGGTAGCATTCTTCCACGGCTGTTTTGTCAACTATAACCATCCGCAGTTGGGCAAGGATTTAGTCAGTGTATTCAATGCGATGAACATTGGTGTTCAATTGCTTAAACGCGAAAAATGCTGTGGTGTGCCGCTGATTGCGAATGGGTTTATTGAACAGGCGAAAAAACAGGCGCGGGTGAATTTGGAATCCCTCACTGACGCGGTAATTACTCGAGATATTCCGGTGGTCGCCACCTCCTCAAGCTGTACTTTTACCCTGCGCGATGAGTATCCGCATTTACTGGATGTCGATACCGCGCCGGTGCGCGACAGAGTGGAACTGGCGACTCGCTATCTCTACCGTTTATTAGAAAAAGGGCGGGAATTGCCGCTCAAGCCGCTGTATTCAGAGGAAAAGAGTTCGGCCCAAAACAAACCGCTGCGCATTGCTTATCACACCCCCTGTCATATGGAGAAAATGGGCTGGACGGCTTATACCTTGGCGCTACTTCAACGCATCCCAGGTATTGAGCTGGTGGTGTTAGATTCTCAATGTTGCGGGATTGCTGGGACATATGGTTTTAAATCAGAGAACTACGCGACATCCCAAGGGATCGGGGCATCATTATTCCAACAGATTGAAGACAGTGGTGTTGATTTAGTGATTACCGACTGCGAAACCTGCAAATGGCAGATTGAGATGTCGACCAGCAAGAAATGCGAACACCCTATTACCTTACTTGCACGAGCACTGGCGTGA
- a CDS encoding DcrB family lipoprotein: MHKITKFLAVGLLVVGLSACDGGSDNNVGQPVSLLDGKVAFVLPADLSDQSGKMGNQTNNMHVYANKTGDKAVIVILGDNTNEALDVLTERLAEQQRARDANLQVVTNKAIKVDGHPFQQLDSIITSGGQKAYSSVLMGKVDNRLMTLQITLPADNQQQAQTEAESIISTLKLSPLSLP, translated from the coding sequence ATGCATAAAATAACCAAGTTTCTTGCTGTTGGCCTGCTGGTCGTGGGATTAAGTGCTTGCGATGGCGGCAGCGATAACAATGTGGGCCAGCCCGTCAGCTTGTTAGATGGCAAAGTGGCGTTTGTTTTGCCGGCAGATTTGTCTGACCAAAGCGGAAAAATGGGCAACCAAACCAATAACATGCACGTTTATGCCAACAAAACTGGCGATAAAGCGGTTATCGTGATTTTAGGTGATAATACCAATGAAGCTTTGGATGTTCTGACTGAGCGTCTGGCTGAACAGCAACGCGCTCGTGATGCCAACCTACAGGTTGTGACGAACAAAGCCATTAAGGTAGACGGGCATCCTTTCCAGCAATTGGACAGCATTATTACTAGTGGTGGGCAAAAAGCCTATTCGTCCGTATTGATGGGTAAAGTCGATAACCGATTGATGACATTACAAATTACCTTACCGGCCGACAATCAGCAGCAAGCACAGACTGAAGCTGAATCCATTATCAGCACCTTAAAGTTGAGCCCATTATCACTGCCATAA
- a CDS encoding 7-cyano-7-deazaguanine/7-aminomethyl-7-deazaguanine transporter encodes MFSFTAQQRMTALVWLALFHIVIITSSNYLVQLPIAIFGFHTTWGAFTFPFIFLATDLTVRIFGAPLARRIILSVMLPALLISYLISALFYQGSWQGFPALTSFNLVVARIAVASFMAYVLGQILDVQVFNRLRQRSAWWVAPTAAMFFGNISDTMAFFFIAFYRSSDPFMAANWVEIALVDYSFKLLICMLFFLPAYGVMLNVLLKYFARQTEQQTLTRVSPAEQ; translated from the coding sequence ATGTTTTCGTTTACTGCCCAACAGCGGATGACCGCTTTGGTATGGCTGGCGCTATTCCATATAGTCATCATTACCTCCAGTAACTATCTGGTGCAATTACCGATCGCTATCTTCGGTTTTCACACCACTTGGGGAGCTTTTACCTTTCCATTTATCTTCTTAGCCACTGATCTGACTGTACGGATTTTTGGTGCTCCTTTGGCGCGCCGGATTATTTTGTCTGTCATGCTGCCAGCCTTACTTATCTCTTATCTGATTTCCGCCCTGTTTTATCAGGGAAGCTGGCAAGGGTTCCCGGCATTAACCAGTTTTAATCTGGTAGTCGCCCGTATCGCGGTGGCGAGCTTTATGGCATATGTGCTGGGTCAAATTCTTGATGTTCAAGTCTTTAACCGCCTTCGCCAGCGCAGCGCATGGTGGGTTGCCCCCACTGCTGCCATGTTCTTTGGCAATATCAGCGATACCATGGCCTTCTTCTTTATTGCGTTCTACCGCAGTTCCGATCCTTTTATGGCGGCAAATTGGGTGGAAATCGCCTTGGTGGATTATAGCTTCAAGCTACTGATCTGCATGTTGTTTTTCTTGCCTGCCTATGGCGTAATGCTCAATGTGTTACTGAAGTATTTTGCCCGGCAGACTGAACAGCAAACGCTAACTCGGGTCAGCCCCGCTGAACAATAG
- the tusA gene encoding sulfurtransferase TusA encodes MTDIFADPDKTLDALGLRCPEPVMMVRKTVRHMEDGQTLLIIADDPATTRDIPGFCRFMDHQLLAQDTQQTPYRYLVKKGAKAE; translated from the coding sequence ATGACCGATATTTTTGCCGATCCGGACAAAACACTTGATGCACTAGGATTACGCTGCCCAGAGCCGGTGATGATGGTGCGTAAAACCGTCCGGCATATGGAGGACGGCCAAACTCTGCTGATTATTGCTGATGATCCGGCCACGACCCGTGATATCCCCGGTTTTTGCCGCTTTATGGATCACCAGTTACTGGCACAAGATACCCAACAGACACCTTATCGCTATTTGGTCAAGAAAGGGGCAAAAGCGGAATGA
- a CDS encoding zinc/cadmium/mercury/lead-transporting ATPase: MHSHSEHQHSTDTQSQCGCGHSHAKKQTGCSSQQATNSSNNSTNSVSEHSHQEGGCCSQSHADEGDEESDRLTLVTPSDSQRFSWQVNGMDCPSCARKIENAVSSLSGVENVKVLFATEKLVVDARLDIRSQVQQAVIQAGFSLVDTQSTMASKNTAPESRVREYLPIILLTTLMLISWGISLFSIQLSEFAFAATTIVGLIPVATKAWKLIRSGTPFAIETLMSVAAIGAMFIGATAEAAMVLLLFMIGELLESYAANRARRGVTALMALVPEEALLLKNGERQQVPVASLRPGDIIEISPGGRLPADAELMTPFASFDESALTGESVPVERVQGEKVAAGSLSVDRATEMRVISEPGNNAIDRILQLIELAEERRAPIERFIDRFSRIYTPAIMLLSALVMLVPPLAFAEPWETWIYRGLTLLLIGCPCALVISTPAAITSALAAATRRGALIKGGAALEQLGRIQTVAFDKTGTLTEGKPQVTDILPVSGVSETSLLALAAAVEAGSHHPLAIAIMQRAQQNTPLLPLAEERRALAGIGVEGTVNGIVVRVSAPSKISPELLSAEWQALLDELENSGKTAVAVLENEKFIGLVALRDTLRTDAKQAIDSLKKLGIQGVMLTGDNPRAAAAIASELGIDYRAGLLPADKVQAVMALNATHPTVMVGDGINDAPAMKAASIGIAMGSGTDVALETADAALTHNRLTGLAEIILLSRAANANIRQNITIALGLKGIFLVTTLLGLTGLWLAVLADSGATALVTANALRLLRKRDI; encoded by the coding sequence ATGCATTCACATTCCGAACATCAACATTCAACAGATACACAGAGCCAATGCGGCTGTGGTCATAGTCATGCCAAAAAACAAACCGGTTGCAGTAGCCAACAAGCAACCAATTCCAGCAATAACAGCACAAATTCAGTGAGTGAGCATTCACATCAAGAAGGTGGTTGCTGTAGCCAGAGTCATGCCGATGAAGGTGACGAGGAAAGCGACAGACTTACTCTCGTGACGCCTTCTGATAGCCAGCGATTTAGTTGGCAAGTTAACGGAATGGATTGCCCAAGTTGTGCCCGTAAAATTGAAAATGCAGTCAGCAGTCTGAGCGGCGTTGAAAATGTAAAAGTCCTGTTTGCTACAGAAAAACTGGTGGTCGATGCCCGTTTAGATATTCGCTCCCAAGTGCAGCAGGCCGTCATACAGGCTGGATTCAGTCTGGTCGATACTCAGTCGACCATGGCGAGCAAAAACACTGCGCCAGAATCTCGTGTTCGTGAATATTTACCAATCATATTATTAACCACACTGATGCTCATCAGTTGGGGAATCTCATTATTCAGCATTCAGCTGAGTGAATTCGCATTTGCCGCAACCACCATTGTCGGGCTGATCCCCGTTGCGACCAAAGCCTGGAAACTCATCCGTTCCGGCACCCCCTTTGCAATCGAAACCTTGATGAGCGTCGCGGCTATCGGCGCGATGTTTATTGGCGCGACGGCTGAAGCCGCAATGGTATTACTGCTGTTTATGATCGGCGAATTGCTGGAATCTTATGCGGCAAACCGCGCGCGCCGTGGCGTGACCGCGCTAATGGCGCTGGTACCTGAAGAGGCATTGCTGCTCAAGAACGGTGAACGCCAGCAGGTGCCCGTTGCCAGTTTACGCCCCGGCGATATCATTGAAATCTCACCGGGGGGCCGTCTGCCCGCTGATGCGGAATTAATGACTCCATTTGCCAGTTTTGATGAAAGTGCTCTCACCGGCGAGTCTGTTCCTGTTGAACGCGTGCAAGGTGAGAAAGTCGCGGCAGGGAGTTTATCGGTCGATCGCGCTACCGAAATGCGAGTTATCTCTGAACCCGGTAATAATGCCATTGACCGCATTCTACAACTCATTGAATTAGCAGAAGAACGTCGGGCGCCTATTGAGCGTTTCATTGACCGTTTTAGTCGCATTTACACTCCCGCCATTATGCTTCTCTCAGCACTGGTGATGCTGGTTCCGCCTTTAGCTTTTGCCGAGCCTTGGGAAACCTGGATTTACCGCGGCCTGACATTGCTGCTGATTGGCTGCCCATGTGCCCTGGTCATTTCCACTCCGGCGGCCATTACCTCGGCACTGGCTGCGGCAACACGGCGCGGGGCATTAATTAAAGGGGGCGCGGCGCTTGAGCAATTGGGTCGCATTCAAACTGTTGCTTTCGATAAAACCGGTACTCTGACGGAGGGGAAACCGCAAGTCACTGATATTCTGCCAGTATCCGGTGTGAGTGAAACTAGCCTGTTGGCGCTTGCGGCAGCGGTAGAGGCAGGGTCGCACCATCCGCTGGCAATCGCCATCATGCAACGTGCGCAACAAAATACCCCCCTGTTGCCACTCGCCGAGGAACGGCGTGCGTTGGCGGGTATCGGTGTTGAGGGCACGGTTAACGGGATAGTGGTTCGTGTCAGTGCTCCCAGTAAGATATCACCGGAATTATTGAGTGCTGAGTGGCAAGCACTGCTTGATGAACTAGAAAATAGCGGTAAAACGGCGGTCGCCGTGTTGGAAAATGAGAAATTCATTGGTTTAGTGGCACTGCGCGACACTTTACGCACTGATGCTAAACAGGCCATTGATTCACTGAAAAAGTTAGGTATTCAAGGAGTAATGCTAACGGGTGATAACCCTCGCGCGGCGGCGGCTATTGCCAGTGAGCTGGGGATTGATTACCGCGCTGGATTGCTGCCTGCCGATAAAGTGCAGGCAGTTATGGCGCTAAATGCGACACACCCGACGGTGATGGTGGGTGACGGTATTAATGATGCTCCGGCAATGAAAGCAGCCAGTATTGGCATCGCGATGGGCAGTGGCACTGATGTCGCATTGGAGACCGCCGATGCCGCACTGACCCATAACCGACTAACTGGGTTGGCAGAAATCATCCTGTTATCACGAGCGGCCAACGCTAATATTCGCCAGAACATTACTATCGCATTAGGGTTAAAAGGTATTTTTCTGGTGACCACTTTATTGGGCTTAACCGGCTTGTGGCTGGCAGTATTAGCCGATTCCGGCGCAACTGCCTTAGTGACAGCAAACGCGTTGAGGTTATTGCGCAAACGAGATATTTGA
- a CDS encoding lysoplasmalogenase translates to MSWPFLAVFFSGWLFVDATYRGPRWQRWVFKPVTLLLLLLLAWQAPILGPAGYLIVLGLLATLVADALLLLPSERLLYALGAFFLSHLLYTISFASQMTFTLFWPLPLVLIIVGALLLATIWTRLDEMRWPVVAFVGMTLLMVWMAGEQYFARSTDMSFSLLTGTVLLLLSHVVWLLNRYRFSFRASDAIVAGCYFVGHFLIVRSLYL, encoded by the coding sequence ATGAGCTGGCCATTCCTTGCCGTATTCTTTTCTGGTTGGTTGTTTGTCGATGCAACTTACCGAGGCCCACGCTGGCAACGTTGGGTATTCAAACCCGTCACTCTGTTACTGTTGCTGTTACTCGCATGGCAAGCGCCTATTCTAGGCCCTGCGGGCTATCTGATTGTTTTGGGCTTGCTGGCAACTCTGGTTGCGGATGCTCTCTTGCTGCTACCCAGTGAGCGCTTACTTTATGCTCTGGGTGCATTCTTCCTCTCCCATTTACTGTATACCATTAGTTTTGCCAGCCAGATGACATTCACCCTGTTCTGGCCGCTTCCCTTAGTTCTCATCATCGTGGGCGCATTGTTGTTAGCCACGATTTGGACTCGGCTAGATGAAATGCGCTGGCCGGTGGTTGCTTTCGTCGGAATGACATTACTCATGGTATGGATGGCTGGCGAACAGTATTTTGCTCGTAGCACCGACATGAGTTTCTCATTGCTGACAGGAACCGTGTTATTGCTGCTATCCCATGTCGTCTGGCTCCTAAATCGCTATCGTTTTTCTTTCCGAGCCTCTGACGCCATTGTTGCAGGATGCTATTTTGTTGGGCACTTCCTAATTGTCAGGTCGCTGTATTTGTAA
- a CDS encoding DUF1820 family protein, translating into MVNEQLLYRIQFINNGKNYQLYVREVGPSTLFGFIEIADFVFDSQSTLLVDPSTEKLKTEFSGVNRSYIPLHSVIRIDAVTEKGSARISELGSNVMSFPYLPGNKP; encoded by the coding sequence ATGGTCAATGAACAATTGCTTTATCGCATTCAGTTTATAAATAATGGTAAGAATTATCAGCTTTATGTCAGAGAAGTCGGCCCAAGTACCTTATTTGGGTTTATTGAAATTGCAGATTTTGTCTTTGATAGTCAATCGACCTTACTGGTTGACCCCTCAACAGAAAAATTGAAGACAGAATTTTCCGGCGTTAACCGCAGCTATATCCCCCTTCATTCAGTCATTCGCATTGATGCGGTAACTGAAAAGGGCAGTGCTCGGATCTCTGAGTTGGGCAGCAACGTGATGAGCTTCCCTTATCTACCAGGTAATAAACCTTAA